The Ictalurus furcatus strain D&B chromosome 12, Billie_1.0, whole genome shotgun sequence nucleotide sequence TAATAGATATATAgattgtgtatgtatatatatatatatatatatatatatgtatgtgtatatatatatatatatatacacatatatatatatatatatatatatgtatgtatatatgtgtgtgtgtgtgtgagtgtgtgtgtgtgtatatatatatatatatatgtatatatacacacacacacacatatatatatgtatatatatatatatgtatatatatatatgtgtgtatatatatatatatatatatatatatatatatatatatatatatatatatatataatttatgtatttagtAAATAGATTCTGTTTTTATAGATTCTGTTTTATCTCTAGGTTAAGTACTACTCTGAACCTGGTGTGCCTTGTATCCGGTATAAGaaaaatactgtacaaaaaGACAAACATAGACCTCTAGAATATTCAGTAAAAACATTAACATCTCTGTTTTAACCAATATAGCTCtgttattagtgtgtgtgtgtgtgtgtgtgtgtgtgtgtgtgtgtgtgtgtgtgtgtgtgcgccacaCGTTTTGGTCTGTAGTAAACAAACTGATTGCGTTAGCCATGCTAATCACAGACAACTTCATCCAGCCATCtctttaacagaaaaaaaacaacacgacaacaaacaaaatgaaaataaaccgAATGACACAGCATACATTCGGTACATTCAGCACAACGATCTGAGAAAGATATCGAGAGGGCTGAGGTAAAGCTACGAGAGAAGACATGTCTGTAcaggaaacaaaaacacccTACAGAAAACTGAGAGCATTAaattaaagataataataaactgttttgtgtggtggtggtgagaaATAAAAGTACTGTATTTTTCCAGAGTATAAGTCTCTACAACATCTGTCAGCGCATTAGCACGTATCTATGATTGTAGTTATACGCGAATACGCTACTGCCTTGATTATTACTAGCTTAGGTATTAGTGAGCTAGTAGATTATTTATGTGAGAATTGTTTGGATAGCAGTCCATCTTTGTTATATTACTCTTTCATAGTCTTGCGAGATTGAACAGCAAGCTAGCTTAAATCGCTAGTTTAGCCAATTCATGGCATCTCACATGCCAGTCACTGAGCGGTCTGGTTCCGATCCCTGTATCTCTTCTAAATGTTGGCTAACGCTGAAAGAATAACGTATAAGTTCctaaaaatggcttttttttataCTCCAGCGAAGACAGTAGCTTCAGGTCCATGCattgaaataaaagcagatcaGGATAATTACAAGAACAATaacagtaatataataatagtaataattaataGCTGCAAAGTAGTTCTCAGATCCcaaataaaaaaccaaaacagtcCATAAATAGATCGGATTTTTGTTATAGAAGGTAGACTCGCACCCAGATCGGATTGTGAAAGACGCTTTAGTGCAGGTTGTTAGCAGAGACACacaaagggagagacagagagacagacagggaggaaGAGAGGTGAGCACGAGGTCACATGTGCATTCGTTAGCAAATTAGCTGTGTGCTCTGAGAGGAGGCTTCTATATAAACATGAAGCATATATTCCACTGCCTTTATTTAGCAAAAGTAATGCTAGCTAGCCTTGTTTGCACTTTATCTGCTCTGGAAACACTGTTTATAACTTTTATATTAATATCTTCTATAAGTGTTTGCCAAAGCTAGCGTAACCATGAGGTTGTTAGCTAAAATAAACAGCTACAAATAATTTAGAACACAACACAACGGTGGGTTTTCACTGGACTAGCTAAGTTAACTAGCTAAACTGGCTAGTATGTTGAAAACATTTATTCTgttatgaaaatataaatagctagctagctaacagctcTGTATATAGCCATCTGGCTAGCAATGGCATAGCTgcaagattttttaaatgatgtttagaTAAAAGAATTTTAGCTGTAAGGTTTTAATTTGTATGGTATTAAACAATAAGCAATACCCTAGCCTTGCTAATGATTAGCTAAGCCGTTTGTAATGAATACAGCGTTAAAATAAGCGTCATAGCAACCGaacacagacaggaagtgaaattACATGGCtaatttttattaaatgacTAAAATCGTAACTTTGTTGATTGTCGTCGTAATCGCAACTCACGAACTTCCACGGGAAATTTGCTTTGTTGCTAGCTAGTTTGAATGCATGGTTTATAAatctatttcacacacacacacacacacacacacacacacacacacacatacacacacacgcacggctAGCACTGCTTTCTTGGTTCTTTTCCCGAAATGTGTTGGAGTTATTGCTCTCTGAGTGGACGATGCATGAAAATGAAGATAAAAAGACGCTGGTGTGTGTTAGCACGATGTGAAGCGAAAGAAGCAAGACCAGACGGaaatgttagagagagagagagagagaaaaaaacgcaAGCATACAGCACCACTTTCCCATAAGAATCAGGagtgcaaaaagaaaagaaagaataaatgtgACAGAGAGCAAGCGCTAATAAGCGCTAATGCCCGTCTGCTAAAcatggacacagagagagagagagagagagagagagacgggtggAGGTGAGTGCGCTAATCGTGGCACACAGAAGTCCTTGGAATAGTTGGTGGTGGCggtggtggcggtggtggtggtgatgggggGAGGAGCTTTGGGAGGGGTCAGAAGTCAGGGCTGGGTTCACAGGGCGCCGTGCCGTGCCTCGTATTTGCCGACAATATTCCGGCAGCGTCCCAGTTCCTTGCGCAGCTCGGCGACTTCCTGCCGGAGCGCCGCATTCTCTTTCTCCAGGAAGGCGGCTCGGATGGCAATCTGGTTCTCTTTGAGGCGCCGTGCATCCCGAGAACGCTTCGCTGCCACGTTGTTCTTCCGACGTCGTGCCCAGTACTTATCATCCTGAAGAAgaacaatatatacaaaaacaatatatacaaCTGTAACGAATGCTTATCGCACACAAATACCAGAttttagaaagagagagagagagagagagagagagagaaagaaagagagagagagagaatgagagcgagagagagaatgagaaagtgTGAGACAGACAAtgaaagagagcaaaagagagagagagagagaacacaaaaaagaagtcagaatagagagagagacagaaagacaaagacacagtgagagagacatagGCAGATATACAGTCAAAAAGTGAGACAAACAataagacaaagagagacagagggactgagagaatgagagagtgtgttatACGCGAACTTTGCCATATGCTGTATtgtgcactttattaggaacactacacTAATACTGAGTCGCTCCTCACTTTGCTCTCAATTCAGCCTCACTTCTTCATGGcttggattccacaagatgtcaGAAACCTTCCTTTGAGATTCTACTCCATGTTGCCATGGCTGCATCACGCAGTTCCTGCAGATGTTTCAGgagcactttcatgctgtgaacctcatgttctaccacatcccaaaggtgttctactggattcaggtccggtgactgggaagcgCACTGAGGAACACTGAACTCATCGTCATGTTCATGAGACCAGTCTGAGACGggttttgctttgtgacattatcatgctggaattatCATAGCCGTTAGAAGATGATAAATTGTGGTGATGAAGGCATGCACacggtcagcaacaatactcaaagaGGCTGTGGCGTTCAAGCCATGATTGATCGGTATTAACAGGAGCAAAGTGTGGCAAGAaagcattccccacaccattacaccacctccaccagcctggactgctgacacaaggcaggttgggtccatggatctgtgttcctcagcagaaatcgagatctATCAGACCAGGCGACGtttgtccagtcttcagctgtccagttgtggtgagcctgtgcctactgcagcctcagctttatgttcttggctgacggaagaggaacccgatgtggtcttctgctgttgtagctcctCTGCCTCAAGGTacgatgtgttgtgcattcagTAACACTGTACACTCCTGATACTGACTCAggacagaaataaacacacagcatcttcattactgtgtgtgtgtgtgtgtgtgtgtgtgtgtgtgtgtgagcatcagcagcacacacataccTTCATGTCTTCGGGGATAAAGACTTTGCGTGCTTTCTTTATCATGGGCTGAGGTTTGAGCTCCTCAACGGTGAACTTGCGCTTGCGTGGGTCGAACATCTCCTGACCTGGAACGCTGGACAGAGCCAAGTCGGCCGGGTCGGGCTCGTAACTGATCGGCACCTGGATGGACTCGGGGTCGATCGGACTCGGGGTGTTACGGTTCGACGGGAGGCctgagacacgcacacacacagtgtgttactggtgGTTGTATACAGGTAGAGCATATAAGGAGctatcagttattattattattaatgtcaaACTTTAAACTCCAGTTAAATAAGTGTAATTACAGGCTGTAGCCACTAGGTGGTACCACATAAATATTGTTATTGTCATAGATAGTTGAACATGTACACACTGCACTGCTGTATATGTCACTGTAGGCACTAAGTCTACCCAGTgtaatgtatacacacacacacacacgcgcgcacgcacacacacacacagtgaacagATATTTATGAGTTGCACTCTGGAGAGAAAAATTTAAGCTCTATttcaggtatgtgtgtgtgtgagagagagataataataataataataataataatagtaatgataataataataataagtgtgaAACAGTATTGAGTCAGAATGATGGAGAAGGAAAGCGATGACACACCAACATCATCACACTCTCTACCTGTAACTTTacataacaaatgtgtgtgtgttagtgtgcgtgtgtgtgtgtgtttgtgtgtgtgtgtgtatgtgtgcatgtgggtgtgtgcgtgtgtgtgtgtgtgtatgtgcgtgtgggtgtatgtgtgcatgtgggtgtgagtgcgtgtgtatgtgtgtatatctgcatgtggatgtgtgtgtgtgtgtgtgtgtgtgcgtgcagagGGAGGGGTCAAAGGTTGTAGTATGAACAGCACTTTTAACTTTAGATGACCTCTGTatcttgcagtgtgtgtgtgtgtgtgtgtgtgtgtgtgtgtgtgtgaatgaagagGAGAGATCTTTTGCTTTCTGGAGAGATCAGAATGAAAACACCGAACAGACGGAGGGACGAGggcagacacacatgcacatacacacacacacacatatacacacacacatacacacgcacatacacacacatatacacacattcatatacatacacacacatacacacacattaaagtcTAAAATAATGTACTGTTTCTCCCTTCCCACTTCCTTCAGTTAACCTCTAATTAACCTCAACGCCGATTAACACACCTCTAATTAACCTCAACGCCGATTAACACACCTCTAATTAACCTCAACGCCGATTAACACACCTCTAATTAACCTCAACGCCGATTAACACACCTCTAAGTTACGTCAACACCGATTACCACACCTCTAATTAACCTCAACGCCGATTAACACACCTCTAATTAACCTCAACACTGATTAACACACCTCTAATTAACCTCAACGCTGATTACCACACCTCTAATTAACCTCAACGCCGATTAACACACCTCTAATTAACCTCAACGCTGATTAACACACCTCTAATTAACCTCAATGCTGATTAACACACCTCTAATTAACCTCAACGCCGATTAACACACCTCTAATTTACGTCAACGCCGATTACCACACCTCTAATTAACCTCAACGCCGATTAACACACCTCTAATTAACCTCAACGCTGATTACCACACCTCTAATTAACCTCAACGCCGATTAACACACCTCTAATTAACCTCAACGCTGATTACCACACCTCTAATTAACCTCAACGCCGATTAACACACCTCTAATTAACCTCAACGCTGATTACCACACCTCTAATTAACCTCAACGCCGATTAACACACCTCTAATTAACCTCAACGCTGATTACCACACCTCTAATTAACCTCAACGCCGATTAACACACCTCTAATTAACCTCAACGCCGATTAACACACCTCTAATTAACCTCAACGCCGATTACCACACCTCTAATTAACCTCAACGCCGATTAACACACCTCTAATTAACCTCAACACTGATTAACACACCTCTAATTTACGTCAACGCCGATTACCACACCTCTAATTAACCTCAACGCTGATTAACACACCTCTAATTAACCTCAACGCTGATTAACACACTTCTAATGCGTGTAACTAACATGCTCTGCAGGGCAAACTCATTCTGTATGTCTAGGTCAcgcacaacacatacacacacacaaaatttgaCTAACAAACCACAGTGGTGAAGGCAGCTGGTATTTCTCCCAACCAgggaaactcacacacacacacacacacacacacatcagttgAGATTAAAAGGCTAACCCTCTTATCTGCTCTGTCTGACAGGTTGTTGCACCACAGGAAAGGAAAATCTGCTTTTCTTATCGATATCTGAGCTTGTGTGTCATCACTGGAGCTCCTCACGCATGGCAACACCTGAAAGCCACCGCTGTGCGCTCGGGTGTTtctgacatacacacactaacctCCTTACACACACTCTTAGCCATGATAGCACTGTGTTTGTATGAAACACTCTTTCAAGCACTGTTGTATTTCTGAGTGTGTTCGTATCGCTCTTAACTAAAGAAAGCCAACGCATGAcactacacagtaaaatccccagtgttgatttaacacccagagtgttcatttgtgtccaatgcacttatataaacactgtaggatgtaaattcaacactctgggtgttaaatcaacactggggattttgctgtgtacgTGTTATCTTCACTAGCATGGTGTTGGATGTAATGCACGTTTAAACATACGTTAAACGTATTAGAGAAAGAACTCTTGACATGGCTAATAACTATGGACGCTAGCATTAACTGATTGGTGCAGAGAAATTATGCACAGTAGCTTTGGTGTACGTTTAGTAGCGTTACACACTTTCATCTGCTTTTTTAATGGTGAAACAAGAACACAGAATAAACCATTTCTGCAATGTATTTGTATGGATAAAGAGAAGAATCTGTTTTAGATGATAATATCCCTAAAAACTAATTTAATGCTAACAATATAAGCATTTCCTTTTCCCCTGGACAAATGGTGCTGCTCAAGtcaacattacattttaaaaaacttttgagGACCAAAATGGCTAGGAAAGGAAACTAGAAAAGGGCACTTAGGGCTATGCAAATGAATCACGGCAGCCGCTATAGAAAGAGCTGAGTCATTATCGGCACATTCGGGTTGAGTATTAACCTGTGAGAAAGGTGAGTCAGGTCGTGATAAGCGCAGTGCGGCACGGTTAAACTAACATAACAGGTTAAAGGTGTGAATTCACCTCATGGCAGCTAACAATCATTCACTCCTTCAGCTAACAGCTGCGAGCTATTGAATTCacggcgctgttgaattctagattctgattggctgacagacgttcaGAGGTGTgcgattgtttttttttagtaaatgcaCAAGTAGCTCCAGGCAGGTCTTGACCGCATTGCAGTTCCACATCACTTCACCAAGTTAACTGAACTAATGGAAAAGTTAGCCTGCTGTCCACCACGGCACACACGCATTTAAcacagaaaacaacagaaaacttCCAAATACATCTTCCAGAAATAAGTAGGGAATAATTGAGGGCAGgtcgttgaattattagaaaaataatacgCAGCCGATGTGGTAATGTGGCCACGAGGCGAAGCGGAGGCTTGAGTCATTGAGATGCtgttattggagagagagagagagagagagagagagagagagagagagagagagagcgtgcaagCGAGACGGTGAACAAGCGAGACAGTaccgatttttatttatttgttcgttGTTAGTCATTTTCTACAGTAATAACAAAAACTAAAAACCCTGTGAGCAAGTAggcatatcaatatttatttgtttgtttgttctatttttatattattgtcaTGGATATCCCGGAAGCAGCCACTGCGccacaccatcatcaccacctgcacctgaatcttgttaatgagcacggtgtgtgtgtaaatatagcCACAGTTTTGCACGTTTGTCCTGCGTTTGTGTTTCGTTGATGTTGTTTCTGTCTTTGTTAGCATggtctttgtttatgtttattcgTTGCCTTGGAGTTTTGCCACAAGGCCATGTCTTTTTGTGTCTTGTTTTGGTCTTTATAAAAACctaaaatctgcacttgcatccgtctccacctCCAAACCCTGACAATTATCAGCGTGAAacgaagaaaaacaaaactgtgaaCTCTCTGAACAATGTCATGAGGTTTGGTATAAGCGGATGAGTGTGCGGTATATCGCAGCAGAATCCTTCATTTCTACACAACCACCTCCTCAGCTATAAATTTTACAGAAATAACAGCAAGTGATTTGGTAATGTTACTCCCGATGGAAAGGTTTTCGTATCTGATATTCTAAACTGTACAGCATTATCAGGGTATTagtactctttctttctcactctctctctctctctctctctcttgcgctctctctctctctctctcactctctcactctccagcCTTACGCTTCCCTACGACTGAGCCAGAGTCATTTTGCTCAGTTGTGTCTGGAGGCGGAGCTAATGTCAAGGCCggaaaaaatataaacaggTGTTAATGCCTCATGTGTACCACCTTAGTGAATTCCTCAGACAGAAGACCAGtctaaaactgtgtgtgtgtgtgtgtgtttgtaagagTGAATGCCGACTAGTGTGAACATGTGTGCACATGAGTTCTTATTGTAGGGAATGTGAGTGCATGGAATGACATGgtagggatgtgtgtgtgtgtacctgctcgGCTGGGACTCTGTAGGCAGCCCTGTGCCACCATGTCGGCGTGTACTGAGGTGCTGGCCCGGTTGCTCAGGTCAACCACAGATGGCGGTGAGGGCAGGGTTGGGCTCTGCTGTAGGGGCTGCTGGGTAATCTGGCTCTGCTCGCTCTGTGGGTTGGCAGGAATGCCGTTTTCAGACAGGAACTCCTCCAGGTCCATGTATTCCAGCTGGAAGTTGTCTCCATCATACGGCAGAGTTTTGTCCCAAAGCGTTGGGCCGAGAAATGCAGACTGAGGTGCGTTCGCTCCGGTGCCATCTTCCTCCagcttcttctctttctccttctctttactGAAACCTGGCGAGATAAAAGATGCAGATCGTTTGAGAAAAAAGACTTCACTGTTATAGACAACATTAAAATACGATGCACTTAGAGCTGCATTGATGTGAAACAATGCAATACACAAAGtgcagtttaaaaaatgtttaacccTAGCTCTGAGGAGTAAAACTCCttgaggccatgcctccttcactgagattgacagatacagagaccacgcctccttcactgagactgaaggatacagaggccatgcctccttcactgagactgacagatacagagaccacgcctccttcactgagactgacagatacagaggccacacctccttcactgacactgatagatacagaggccatgcctccttcactgacactgacagatACAGTGCATTTGATGGAAACCAGAGAGCTAAAACAGTAAAACGTGGTATTTTCACTCGATGCAAATCTCTGATGTTAGTTTCACTTTTCATGTCAACGCTGAGAAGAAACAAAGCTTTCACATCTGCTTCCTTTAACATTAATCTGTGTTTATTTGGCCGATGACTTTAAGCTGCAGTGATTTAAAGTGAAGTAAAGTGGATCCATAAATCATCAGATTGGGAAAGTCTTTATCACAGaagtacaaaaagaaaacacgCAGCCTCCGTCTGAACGAAATGCGAAGACACTTTGATGACATAATGCGCAGAGCGAATAACAATAACAGTGCAATACCGGCATGcagttagcatgatgctaaactgCTTCCTGTTCTTTACTCGTGACATCACCTCCCTCTTTCCGGTGTGCGGTGAAATAAGCAAACATGTTCGTGGCAGATTGATTAAATTGGATGTAAAGAGAACGTTGTGTACGTGTTCGATTTCTTTCCTTTAATCGGAGACAACGCAGACGCTACACTCGAGCAACTCGGACTTTAAACACATCTGAAAAGATTTTCAGATGAAATGATTTTTTCCCATCGGGTCAGTTTGCAGATGGCAATATTTACACGCTCCAATGATCAAGTGTCGCTGCTCACAGGCGCCCCCTATGGGGAACAACAGATAAACTTAGCAGCAAATTGAAATGGACACAACTTTttgctgtgataaaaaaaagattataaacAGCTGATTGTTTGTGAACAGCTAATAAGCTCGTGCTGGACTGACGTAGGGGGAAATGCCACTGGGCGCCAAAACGACTGCCACGAAATCATGTCTTGTGATTCAAGTAATAGAATCAGtctcccagagagagagagagagagagagagagagagagagagagtgagcaagcAGGAAGGAGTACGCACTTCTCTCACTCTGCAGGCAAAATGAAAGATTCACCCTGCTGTCAAAAATGAAGAGCAAGGCTCACAACCATAAGCGTACCCATAATCCTGAGCGTACAGTACATGTGGTGATCttttaaacactaaacacacatgGACAAACAACAGCACGGTGATATTAATGCCTCGGTGctttaaacacaacacagaagtGCAATAACGAAGAGTTAACAATGGACTAGACATGCTGTAATAACAACAGTGCAGTAATGAAGACGTAATAATGCAAATATGCACTTTAAATGCAGTCATGTTGTAAATGTGAGTGCTGTAGCAGAAAAGTAAGACTGAGTCAAAACTGAGTTACAAACAACCACATTTCTGTAGCTATGTATACATGGACTAATAAGTATTCAGTAATAATgtaagaggaagatgaagaagaacagGAACGCACAACaatgatgtaataataataataataataataataataataataataataataataataacaataataaatgatgcactagaaatacatacaaataaCAGTGCTATTGCAATCATAATAATCCAACAAtacaatagtaaataaaaacaaggatGCAAAAACTGAAAAGGAGAcaaatccataataataataataataataataataataataataataataataataatgcacgaGCGCGGTAATAACTAAATAACACGACAATAAATAAAGCACGATAATAAGATAATAAGTGCGTCTCGAGCGCAGTTATCATCCTTTCTAATGCGCGTCCTGTATGCTAAactgcgcgcgcgtgtgtgcgctcgtgtgtgtgtgtgtgtgtgtgtaccctcgTCGTGGTGGAAGGGCAGCTTCATGGGGTTCTCCAGGAGGGATTTGAGCACTCCGTGGGTCGGAGGCAGGAAAGCGGAGTTGACGGGCCGCGACATTTTCTCCATCGCTGTGCACGAGCAACACGGTTTTAATCCTCCGGGAacgagaaataaaaacacaaataaaataaaataaaagcaacagaaagtgcaatgcaatgcaaaaaaaaaaaagaagaaaagaaaagaagacgATAAACCAGCAGCCCAAATAAAGGAAAGGAGAGTGTAGGAATAAAGCTGAAAACAGATAAACGGAGGTCGAGCAGCAGCGAGCGGTGCGTGTTAAAGCGGCGAGCGCACTCCCGCCGTACCGCTAGCTATTTCTGCTGCTTCTGAGCGGCTCGAGTGCGAGCGGGCTCGCCTCCCATGTGTGCGCGCCGCCGTCTCTGACGTCACGCTCATGAATAGCCGAACTGTTCGGATGGGCGGGGCGGGGCCCGGACGCGCGCGACAGTAACTACTTCGTTTATCGTTCTCACTTaagccattttttccccctcacctGTCCGTGAACGACGTGGTCTCTCACGTGCACATCCCTGGCACATCGTCAGCTTGTACAGACGTGTTCTTGTAGTGTGTATTGCTGACTGCATGGGAAAGTCGTACAAATTTGCGCGAGCCCGTGCACTAACATTCAGTCCGGATTATTTTTCCAGAGTTAACTGTCTGTTAAGCGAAGGAATGGCACGGGATAAGCAATCTGTGTATCACTCACAGAGATGGGTGTGTATTCACGATTCCCATGCATGCTCATCAAGCTAAAACATTCCATGCATACTGCACACACTTCACTTCAACACACTATGATTGTTTTGACTTTTAATAAATTGCAAGACCCTTCAACGgattgtgaggacagctgaaaagatcgtcggggtctctctacccaccatcGACACCTCTTTCAACAACCGCTGCCtccacaaagccaccagtattgtgTACAACCGCTTTTACCCCTCTCATGGACTCTTCAtgctcctgccatctggcagaaggtacaggagcatccgtgACACCACcagcaacagtttcttccctgaggcagtcaaattgctcaacaccctgctgcctcctaACGCTCgcctgggctagtcaaacacctaacccagtacaACTTGTACCGCGGCATTTTACAAAGCTGCATTTGACACTTCATGGAATATGAAACGTATTGCTGCTACAGATATACATATTGCTGCTACCCTACcaatagtttacagtttacagcccatgtatttattgtcctatgtatttattcaggtttttctgcgatcgcagaaatgaacgcaaaatcaagcaaacgccgcgaTATTCAGAGGAACTTgctatttttctaaattactgcagattttccacagatttggtcCAAGACTTGtcaagtgacgtcatcacaacacgcattcagccaaattttgccaattcgagtagtgttaaaaaaaaaagcacaaaaaactctgcaggtTGCTTTcgcaaatttttaaataatccgcagcaaaatcaaatgtTTTGTTCCGTTCTGTGTATTATTactgcactcgtctcacactgctgtgtgtttgtgcttttgttgtcTTGTGTACTgttatgtgttgcaccatggagaatttcttttctttttttttttttttcattttcatgtgattcatattcaggtgattcatttacatgtgattcattttcatgtgattcatttaccttttatcttctctcctcccttccctttcccaaatatttcattgagaagaagaaaaaaaacaaaaacaaaaacaaaaaaaaaggaaaacaaaattaaaagtccttctccagaccaaacgcctcttttaacaaggccgctacagcagcggttgtacaggtgtcagcgccc carries:
- the LOC128615602 gene encoding hepatic leukemia factor-like — encoded protein: MEKMSRPVNSAFLPPTHGVLKSLLENPMKLPFHHDEGFSKEKEKEKKLEEDGTGANAPQSAFLGPTLWDKTLPYDGDNFQLEYMDLEEFLSENGIPANPQSEQSQITQQPLQQSPTLPSPPSVVDLSNRASTSVHADMVAQGCLQSPSRAGLPSNRNTPSPIDPESIQVPISYEPDPADLALSSVPGQEMFDPRKRKFTVEELKPQPMIKKARKVFIPEDMKDDKYWARRRKNNVAAKRSRDARRLKENQIAIRAAFLEKENAALRQEVAELRKELGRCRNIVGKYEARHGAL